The window GAAGTGCAGGATGCAGGCAAACCAGCGAATGCTTCTGGGTACCGCTAATATTCAATAAAAAAGAAGGGATTCAAGTGTTCTGTAGAAAGGTTTTGGGCTCTTACAGGTCGTTTATATTGACGCATTCAAACATTCAACTACCGGGAAACTATAGTTCAATATCAGAAGGGCTGCCGTGCTGCAGCCCTTTGTTGCGCTAACAGGTAGAATAGCGACATAAGCTCCCTGTAACTTTCCAAGCCAGATCTGCTTGACATGACACCAAATTGTGTCCTATAATCAAAGTGTCACTAAATGGTGTCCAATTGGGAGTTAGTCATTTGGAAAGTGCTTGGAGGCATCGCGCTCGTCGTGCCAGGTTTTCCTCGGCTTAAAGAATGGGTTCACGCTGGTATCGATTATGGTGATAGCTGGGAGAGCATGTTGTGAGCGATGTTGTTGACAAGACACCAAATGGTGTCTTATAATCAAAAAATTTCCAGATGGTGTCCGATTGGGAAATAAATAAAATGCTTAGGAGAGGGTGTTGTGAACGAAAACAACCCGTTGCGTGATGTGTTTGACGCGATTGCAGATCCAACTAGGCGCCGATTGATACGTCTGTTATCAGAGGCAGAGGAGATACCGCTTCATGAATTAACGGCACAGTTTGAAATGGGCCGTACAGCGGTATCCAAGCATTTGACAATCCTTAAAGATGCCGGACTGGTACTTGACCGAAAAGTCGGCAGAGAAACGCGGTTTAGGCTAAACGCCTCTCCACTCAGAGAAATTCAAGATTGGGTGGCTTTCTACAGCAAGTTCTGGAGTACGAATATGTTGCACTTGAAGCAACTATTAGAGGAGGAAGAAGAATGAGTTTAACATTAACCTTGGATTTTCAGTACAAGACATCGATTGAGAAGCTTTGGTTCGCCTTAACTGATTCAAGCAAGCTTGCCAAGTGGGTGGTCAATATCCACACCGGTCAGGCGATGGAAAATGATTTTAAGCCTGTTGTAGGACATCGTTTTCAGTTTCGTACTCAGCCGACCGAATGGTGGGATGGCATTGTTGACGGCGAAGTGCTTATCGTGGACGCACCAAACCGGTTGTCCTATACTTGGGCCAGTGGAGGAGAGAAGCACACGGTCACCTGGACGCTGCAGGATTTAGGGGACGCAAAGGTTAACCTTCATCTCGAACAAACCGGAATCTCAAATGCTCAAGCACTGGGTGGAGCTAAGTATGGCTGGGGTAAATGGTGCGGCGAGCTTGAAAAGGTGTTGGAACAATAACCGCATTCGGTGCTAAAACATCTCCTTCCCCAATGCTAAATTAATGGGTACGATAGTGAGATGTCCCAACACCATAAAGCAGATCACTTAATGGTATCTGTTGCCCATCAAGTAATCTGTTGTTACACGTATGTCGGATGTACTGTCAGCTGAACGAAAAATTGATGAGGGGTTTTCCTTGATGACAATTAGTAGAATGAATCCTAAGGTTGATGGATTTTTAAGAAAAGCTAAAAACTGGAAGGAAGAATTTGAGAAGTTGAGAAATATCGTTCTTGACTGTGAGCTGACCGAAGACTTTAAGTGGATGCATCCTTGTTACACGTTTGAGGAAAAAAACATAGTTTTAATACATGGATTTAAGGAATATTGTGCGCTTCTGTTTCACAAAGGTGCCTTGTTAAAGGATGCCCATGGGATTCTAATCCAACAAACGGAGAATGTACAGGCGGCGCGCCAGATTCGGTTCACCAATCTTCAAGAAATAGTTGAAATGGAAACCATC is drawn from Paenibacillus sp. V4I7 and contains these coding sequences:
- a CDS encoding helix-turn-helix transcriptional regulator, producing the protein MNENNPLRDVFDAIADPTRRRLIRLLSEAEEIPLHELTAQFEMGRTAVSKHLTILKDAGLVLDRKVGRETRFRLNASPLREIQDWVAFYSKFWSTNMLHLKQLLEEEEE
- a CDS encoding SRPBCC domain-containing protein, translating into MSLTLTLDFQYKTSIEKLWFALTDSSKLAKWVVNIHTGQAMENDFKPVVGHRFQFRTQPTEWWDGIVDGEVLIVDAPNRLSYTWASGGEKHTVTWTLQDLGDAKVNLHLEQTGISNAQALGGAKYGWGKWCGELEKVLEQ
- a CDS encoding YdeI family protein, with the protein product MTISRMNPKVDGFLRKAKNWKEEFEKLRNIVLDCELTEDFKWMHPCYTFEEKNIVLIHGFKEYCALLFHKGALLKDAHGILIQQTENVQAARQIRFTNLQEIVEMETILKAYIYEAIEVEKAGLEVNFKKTTEYIIPDEFQNKLDEIPALKTAFEALTPGRQRAYIHYFSEPKQSKTRESRVEKCMQPILDGKGLND